One Tunturibacter gelidoferens genomic region harbors:
- a CDS encoding ROK family protein, whose product MKVLVIDIGGTNIKVASTDMRVPIKIPSGPTMTAEQMTQDVLAATAGWTYDCVSIGYPGPVVHHRPIAEPHNLGGGWIDFPYEKAFGKPLRFINDAAMQALGGYKGGRMLFLGTGTGLGSAMIFDGVIIPLELAHLPYKKGLTYEQYIGLVGLERRGVKRWRKSVLDIISRLKAAMVCDTVLLGGGNAKMMKSLPNHVILGANTNAIDGGIKLWQDTALDPSGTGPTKQSSTKPTSKT is encoded by the coding sequence ATGAAAGTTCTGGTCATCGACATCGGGGGCACCAACATCAAGGTTGCCTCGACCGACATGCGCGTCCCTATCAAGATCCCCTCCGGTCCCACCATGACCGCTGAACAAATGACCCAAGACGTCCTCGCCGCCACCGCCGGATGGACCTACGACTGCGTCTCCATCGGCTACCCTGGTCCGGTCGTCCACCATCGTCCGATCGCCGAGCCCCATAACCTCGGCGGAGGCTGGATCGACTTTCCATACGAAAAGGCATTTGGCAAACCCCTCCGCTTCATCAACGACGCCGCGATGCAGGCTCTCGGCGGTTACAAAGGAGGGCGCATGCTCTTCCTCGGCACCGGCACCGGCCTGGGCTCGGCAATGATCTTCGATGGCGTCATCATCCCGCTCGAACTCGCTCATCTGCCTTACAAAAAAGGGCTGACCTACGAACAGTACATCGGTCTCGTGGGCCTCGAACGTCGCGGAGTCAAGCGCTGGAGAAAGTCCGTCCTCGACATCATTAGCCGCCTCAAGGCCGCGATGGTCTGCGACACCGTGCTCCTCGGCGGTGGCAACGCCAAGATGATGAAGTCCCTGCCCAATCATGTGATTCTGGGCGCGAACACAAACGCGATCGACGGCGGCATCAAGCTCTGGCAAGACACCGCACTTGACCCATCAGGCACCGGCCCGACGAAACAAAGTTCGACCAAGCCAACTTCAAAGACCTGA
- a CDS encoding DinB family protein, which translates to MRQHEVRTQLGRVPVQMFAANDRMNQMLIEHLDPAAWRAKPPAKPPDKARTIAAIFTHVHNVRCKWVRLTAPHLKVPLQLNRAHCTPQQAREGLAESAARCEEMLAEALGGEGGRIEKFRRDGWAPEWPAGVEMLCYMLAHEAHHRGQVCMLAHQMGFALPYEASDGIWNWEKLWRECGWPRGPGYGS; encoded by the coding sequence ATGCGTCAACACGAGGTTCGCACGCAGCTTGGCCGGGTGCCAGTTCAGATGTTTGCGGCCAACGATCGCATGAACCAGATGCTGATCGAACATCTTGATCCTGCGGCGTGGAGAGCCAAGCCGCCGGCCAAACCGCCGGATAAGGCTCGCACCATTGCAGCGATCTTCACGCACGTGCATAACGTCCGCTGCAAGTGGGTCAGGCTTACGGCTCCGCATCTGAAGGTTCCACTACAACTGAACCGCGCGCACTGCACGCCGCAGCAGGCTCGTGAGGGATTGGCCGAGAGCGCCGCTCGCTGCGAGGAGATGCTGGCTGAAGCGCTGGGTGGTGAGGGCGGCCGCATCGAGAAGTTTCGCCGGGACGGGTGGGCTCCGGAGTGGCCGGCTGGCGTGGAGATGCTTTGCTACATGCTTGCTCACGAAGCTCACCATCGTGGTCAGGTGTGCATGCTCGCGCATCAGATGGGATTTGCGTTGCCGTATGAGGCGTCGGACGGGATCTGGAACTGGGAGAAGCTTTGGAGAGAGTGCGGGTGGCCTCGCGGTCCCGGCTACGGTTCTTAG
- a CDS encoding vanadium-dependent haloperoxidase — translation MVNPAAYRTFTTALASGKPSDFENIIIGGTRTLNGPQGGLAFTLEGTDSHQFGSSPSPHNQETEVIVPAPPAFSSPAWGTELTELYWCSLLRDTAFTDYQTSPVAAAACAELTSMPSYAGPRTHSGQVTPNLLFRGSYPGETLGPYISQLIITPSFFGPLPLTNQYITYQAGLNYMLDPDSFLQVQNGINTGLTNQADPNVRFLQNGRGLAAWTHVDVLFQAYFVAFLVMNTLGVPLNPGNPYATSRTQNGFDTLGGPDISATIGEVAARVLDTVWYQKWFVHLRPRPESSGGIAYLTRTNQLGSLQARLNNNFLNSQALKASYEANNSWFLSQAFPEGSPAHPAYPTGHGTVAGACITVLKFFYDGNFVVPNPQVPAPDGLSLNPYTGPDAGSLTINGELNKLAHNITFGHGIHAGIHWRSDSDDSLRLGEAFAISFLQDKIRVYNEKLTVHLTKLDGSIATISNQ, via the coding sequence TTGGTAAACCCCGCCGCTTATCGAACCTTCACGACCGCTCTGGCCAGCGGCAAACCATCGGACTTCGAGAACATCATCATCGGAGGAACCCGCACCCTGAATGGGCCACAGGGTGGGTTAGCCTTCACGCTCGAAGGAACCGACTCGCATCAATTCGGCAGTTCACCCTCTCCTCACAACCAGGAGACCGAAGTCATCGTTCCAGCGCCGCCAGCCTTCTCCAGCCCCGCCTGGGGTACCGAGCTCACCGAGCTCTACTGGTGCTCGCTGCTGCGCGACACAGCCTTCACCGATTACCAAACCAGCCCCGTAGCCGCCGCGGCCTGCGCCGAGCTGACCAGCATGCCCAGCTACGCCGGGCCGCGAACGCATTCCGGTCAGGTCACACCCAATCTGCTCTTCCGCGGCTCCTACCCAGGCGAGACACTTGGGCCCTATATCTCGCAGCTGATCATCACACCCAGCTTCTTCGGACCCTTGCCCCTCACCAATCAGTACATAACCTATCAGGCCGGTCTCAACTACATGCTGGATCCCGATTCATTCCTGCAAGTCCAGAACGGGATCAATACAGGCCTCACCAATCAAGCGGACCCCAACGTTCGCTTCCTGCAAAACGGCCGTGGACTCGCCGCGTGGACCCACGTCGACGTGCTCTTTCAGGCATACTTCGTCGCGTTTCTCGTCATGAACACCCTCGGCGTACCCCTCAATCCAGGCAATCCCTACGCAACCTCCCGCACTCAAAATGGATTCGACACACTAGGTGGCCCCGACATCTCTGCAACCATCGGCGAAGTTGCAGCCCGCGTTCTCGACACGGTCTGGTATCAAAAGTGGTTCGTTCACCTGCGTCCACGGCCTGAGTCCAGCGGCGGCATCGCCTACCTCACCAGGACGAACCAGTTGGGCAGCCTTCAGGCCAGACTGAACAATAACTTCCTCAACTCGCAGGCGCTGAAAGCCAGCTATGAAGCTAACAACAGCTGGTTTCTCTCGCAAGCCTTTCCTGAGGGATCGCCCGCTCACCCCGCCTACCCCACCGGTCACGGCACTGTCGCCGGGGCTTGTATCACCGTTCTCAAGTTCTTCTACGATGGAAACTTCGTCGTCCCCAACCCACAGGTGCCTGCACCAGACGGTCTTTCGCTCAACCCCTACACAGGCCCTGACGCAGGTAGTCTCACCATCAACGGCGAGCTCAACAAACTCGCGCACAACATCACCTTCGGCCACGGCATTCACGCAGGCATCCACTGGCGCAGCGACAGCGACGATTCGCTCCGCCTCGGAGAGGCCTTCGCCATCAGCTTCCTGCAGGACAAGATTCGCGTCTACAACGAAAAACTAACGGTGCATCTCACCAAGCTGGACGGGTCCATCGCCACCATCTCCAATCAGTGA
- a CDS encoding DUF418 domain-containing protein gives MASVAGVGVDEGMIAPGAAEELAGPAHAELSATRPVARGERISSMDVLRGFSLMGILVMNICEFAYGFRNYAYPLSTVKPVFDGLHWKINTTVWFLRWIFAEGKMRALFSMLFGAGVILLTERALARGAGIKAADIFTRRNIWLVLIGMIHGYLIWDGDILFYYGVAALLFLFPFRNVRVKRLMWTAGVILFLNSVLMMGGQYGSAYSAKQAAAKANAKLAQHQTLTEDEIGDLKKWQSTQDRWRAPDKKKYEDIAAMQKGYLKAQGHVAGNVLMGELKGAYFGFGDWVGLMLLGMALYKNGFLPGRLSLKTYAWIAVIGLGVGWAVTGVGAWKAWAGHFDMFKTLIWMQAPYDIGRIAGALGNAALLLILLKTGVFKWLLARIASVGQMALSNYLLTSITMKTIFVWGAWHWYGYVEYYKIYYAVLGMWIFNMAFSSIWLRYFEFGPMEWVWRSLTYWKRQPMRIRAVAPAPVVADATV, from the coding sequence ATGGCGAGTGTTGCTGGAGTGGGTGTTGATGAGGGCATGATCGCTCCCGGGGCTGCCGAGGAGTTGGCTGGACCGGCGCACGCTGAACTGAGCGCCACGAGGCCAGTAGCGCGCGGGGAGCGGATAAGCAGCATGGATGTGCTGCGGGGCTTTTCGCTGATGGGCATCCTGGTGATGAACATCTGTGAATTCGCTTATGGATTTCGTAACTATGCGTATCCTCTGAGCACGGTGAAACCGGTGTTCGATGGACTGCACTGGAAGATCAATACGACTGTGTGGTTTCTGCGCTGGATCTTTGCCGAGGGCAAGATGCGTGCGCTGTTTTCCATGCTGTTTGGGGCGGGTGTGATCCTGCTGACGGAGCGGGCGCTGGCGCGAGGAGCAGGGATCAAGGCGGCCGACATCTTTACGCGGCGGAACATATGGCTGGTGCTGATCGGGATGATTCACGGTTACCTGATCTGGGACGGCGACATCCTGTTTTACTACGGCGTGGCGGCGTTGCTGTTTCTGTTTCCCTTCCGCAATGTTCGGGTGAAGCGCCTGATGTGGACGGCGGGCGTCATTCTGTTTCTCAACTCCGTGCTGATGATGGGGGGGCAGTACGGAAGCGCATACAGCGCGAAGCAGGCCGCGGCGAAGGCCAATGCGAAGCTGGCGCAACACCAGACGCTTACTGAGGATGAGATCGGCGATCTGAAGAAGTGGCAGAGCACGCAGGACAGATGGCGTGCTCCGGACAAGAAGAAGTACGAAGATATCGCCGCGATGCAGAAGGGGTATTTGAAGGCGCAGGGGCACGTGGCTGGGAATGTGTTGATGGGCGAGTTGAAGGGCGCTTACTTCGGGTTCGGCGACTGGGTCGGGCTGATGCTTCTTGGCATGGCGCTGTACAAGAATGGTTTTTTGCCGGGCCGCTTAAGCTTGAAGACGTACGCGTGGATCGCGGTGATCGGACTCGGGGTAGGCTGGGCTGTGACGGGGGTTGGCGCGTGGAAGGCATGGGCGGGACACTTCGACATGTTCAAAACTCTGATCTGGATGCAGGCTCCATATGACATAGGGAGGATTGCAGGAGCGCTGGGGAATGCTGCGCTGCTGCTGATTCTGTTGAAGACGGGAGTGTTCAAGTGGCTGCTGGCACGGATCGCATCGGTCGGACAGATGGCGCTGTCGAACTATCTGCTGACGAGCATCACGATGAAGACGATCTTCGTGTGGGGCGCCTGGCACTGGTACGGCTATGTGGAGTACTACAAGATCTACTATGCGGTGCTGGGAATGTGGATCTTCAATATGGCGTTCAGCTCGATCTGGCTGCGGTACTTTGAGTTTGGTCCGATGGAGTGGGTGTGGCGTTCGCTGACGTACTGGAAGCGGCAGCCGATGCGGATTCGGGCGGTGGCTCCGGCGCCGGTGGTTGCCGACGCTACTGTTTGA
- a CDS encoding alpha/beta hydrolase, with product MGFAKTVVLWPNGAPGALGDGEGDVPKMYVYPAPGAGLHSAVIVMPGGGYVHLAIEKEGGEEARWLNAHGVTAFVLEYRLGPRYHFPSPMLDGARAMRYVRSHAAELGVAKDKIGLWGFSAGGHLAGYLAAVNDNGSSGAEDPVDRVSDRPDFAIVSYGRFTMDDSVPRRTNMEGLLGDHPTKAMLDSISVVKLVTKNTSPCFIFSTTADQTVNPMNATAFYDALKQAGVPVELHIFERGQHGTGMAQGMKGMSELAIYPTLLANWMEMHGWMSQE from the coding sequence ATGGGATTTGCAAAGACCGTCGTGTTATGGCCAAACGGAGCGCCCGGCGCATTGGGCGACGGTGAAGGAGACGTACCGAAGATGTATGTGTATCCAGCACCGGGGGCTGGCTTACATTCTGCTGTGATCGTGATGCCAGGCGGCGGATATGTCCATCTGGCGATCGAAAAGGAGGGTGGGGAGGAGGCGCGTTGGCTGAATGCGCATGGCGTAACAGCTTTCGTGTTGGAGTACCGGCTGGGACCGCGATACCACTTCCCTTCTCCGATGCTGGATGGCGCACGGGCGATGCGCTATGTACGCAGCCACGCAGCAGAACTGGGAGTAGCGAAGGACAAGATCGGGCTGTGGGGCTTCTCGGCTGGCGGTCACCTGGCAGGCTATCTGGCAGCAGTGAATGATAACGGCTCTTCGGGCGCTGAGGATCCTGTTGATAGAGTCAGCGACCGGCCGGACTTCGCGATTGTGTCCTATGGGCGATTCACAATGGACGACTCAGTACCGAGAAGGACGAATATGGAGGGGCTGCTGGGCGACCATCCGACGAAGGCAATGTTGGACTCGATCTCGGTGGTGAAGCTGGTGACGAAGAATACCTCTCCCTGCTTCATCTTCTCCACTACGGCCGACCAGACTGTCAATCCGATGAATGCAACGGCATTCTACGACGCATTGAAGCAGGCCGGTGTGCCAGTGGAGCTGCACATCTTCGAACGCGGGCAGCATGGAACGGGAATGGCTCAGGGGATGAAAGGAATGTCCGAGCTAGCCATCTATCCGACACTGCTCGCGAATTGGATGGAAATGCATGGCTGGATGTCGCAGGAATAG
- a CDS encoding TonB family protein, translating to MRRIIVATLALSPMLLHAQANSPAKTQTSAANLRAELVAAPFAGAESDRGSSTTAAPVRISTGVNVPKLIYTVAVESDADFAPTTQFERTAVVAMTVDPSGKPTDLKIVQSVNPVMDRNVLAAVSQYRFTPGTLDDQPTAVPVNLAVVLRGAR from the coding sequence ATGCGTCGAATCATTGTGGCCACTCTCGCCCTGTCCCCCATGTTGCTTCACGCTCAGGCAAATTCGCCTGCAAAAACCCAGACCTCTGCCGCCAACCTGCGCGCTGAGCTGGTTGCCGCACCGTTTGCCGGCGCTGAGTCCGATCGCGGTTCCTCTACAACCGCGGCTCCTGTTCGGATCTCCACCGGAGTCAATGTTCCCAAGTTGATTTACACCGTCGCGGTCGAATCGGACGCCGACTTCGCTCCAACGACTCAGTTTGAGCGAACCGCTGTTGTTGCGATGACGGTCGACCCGAGCGGTAAGCCGACGGATCTAAAGATCGTTCAGTCGGTCAACCCAGTGATGGACCGTAACGTTCTGGCTGCGGTCAGTCAGTATCGCTTCACTCCGGGCACACTGGATGACCAGCCTACTGCGGTTCCGGTCAATCTGGCGGTGGTTCTGCGTGGAGCCCGTTAG
- a CDS encoding sensor domain-containing protein: MKASALESQRSWIWKTILSAAPVSLVVAELWRVNHGADFGKLSAVFIAISGTAVAVWALWREYSRVEKLRGAEQAHSQFLAAAETSLDAFGLFESVRDEAGRVVDFRVLYVNANVERLTGRSRSELLGQTLCAVTPIKTTGPMFTRFCRVVETGESLNEEFPVSYPSVKATWLRTQVVKLGDGLAITFSDISEAKATQERYAHLAEFTDSVFQNAPFSIIATNIAGMITAMNGEAEKLTGYRREELVEKASLTVLHDERELLGRAVAIDSAATLEKYGFEVLTTRAAAGKMEEQEWTLVRRDGARTPINLAMRAVTNEAGEVSGFVSIAFDITDRRQMMEYVTHLATHDQLTGLTGRALLQDKTFQTVELARRYGTKVAVFVIDLDHFKRINDSLGHSAGDQILIEAAQRLRRSVRSTDVVARVGGDEFVVVMPDITNVDDVEQCAANLVAALSPEISIEEHLVRVTASVGVCIYPDFASDAKHLLKRADSAMYAAKENGRSQFQIFSESMLKETAERLTMEHALRHALTNKELSMHYQPQISLTTGAVTGMEALLRWNHPRLGSISPSQFIPLAEETGLIVPIGEWAFMTACCEGKALQDELGMDLTVSINLSPRQFQQKNLVPIVEHSLSKSGLSPEKLQIEITENMLMVNSEHVLDKLQRMRELGVRISIDDFGTGFCSFSYLLEYQVDRLKIDQSFVKKAGTDANAAAVVRTIIAMSHGLNIKVVAEGVETDEQMRFLLRRKCDEAQGNFIAKPVAMAEFSDVIRQYANGPAARASEPVTGLVR; the protein is encoded by the coding sequence TTGAAGGCTTCTGCGCTCGAATCCCAGCGATCCTGGATTTGGAAGACGATTCTCTCAGCGGCGCCGGTTTCGCTGGTGGTGGCGGAACTCTGGCGAGTCAATCATGGGGCCGATTTCGGAAAGTTGAGCGCTGTCTTTATTGCAATATCCGGCACCGCCGTTGCAGTTTGGGCGCTGTGGCGCGAATATAGCCGCGTAGAGAAGCTAAGAGGGGCCGAGCAGGCGCATTCACAGTTTCTGGCAGCCGCCGAGACCAGTCTGGATGCCTTTGGGCTCTTTGAATCTGTACGAGATGAAGCAGGCAGAGTCGTAGACTTCCGAGTTCTGTACGTCAATGCCAACGTTGAGAGACTGACGGGACGATCACGTTCTGAGCTCCTGGGACAGACTCTGTGCGCAGTGACTCCGATTAAGACCACGGGACCGATGTTCACGAGATTTTGCAGAGTTGTCGAGACTGGGGAATCGCTCAACGAAGAGTTTCCCGTAAGTTACCCGAGCGTCAAGGCAACCTGGTTGCGAACCCAGGTCGTCAAGCTCGGAGATGGGCTGGCCATCACCTTCAGCGATATCAGCGAAGCCAAGGCGACGCAGGAACGATACGCGCACCTGGCGGAGTTTACGGACTCTGTCTTTCAGAACGCTCCCTTCAGCATTATCGCGACCAATATCGCGGGAATGATTACGGCAATGAACGGGGAAGCAGAGAAGCTGACGGGGTATCGCCGCGAGGAACTAGTCGAGAAGGCTTCACTAACAGTGCTGCACGACGAACGAGAGCTGTTGGGTAGGGCGGTCGCGATCGACTCTGCCGCGACGTTGGAAAAGTATGGGTTCGAAGTTCTGACGACGAGGGCGGCCGCGGGAAAGATGGAGGAACAGGAGTGGACGCTTGTCCGACGCGACGGCGCACGAACGCCGATCAATCTGGCCATGAGAGCCGTAACCAACGAGGCCGGTGAAGTAAGCGGCTTTGTGAGCATTGCGTTCGATATTACGGACCGGCGCCAGATGATGGAGTATGTCACTCATTTGGCCACACACGATCAATTGACGGGACTGACCGGGCGCGCGCTTTTGCAGGACAAGACCTTTCAGACGGTGGAACTGGCGCGACGATATGGAACCAAGGTCGCTGTCTTTGTCATCGATCTCGATCACTTTAAACGTATCAACGACTCCTTGGGACACTCGGCCGGGGACCAGATTCTGATCGAGGCTGCGCAGAGACTGCGTCGCTCCGTGCGCAGTACCGATGTGGTGGCGCGGGTAGGTGGAGACGAGTTTGTTGTTGTAATGCCGGACATCACCAACGTGGACGACGTTGAACAATGCGCAGCCAATCTGGTAGCCGCGTTATCTCCGGAGATATCAATCGAAGAGCACCTGGTACGTGTGACCGCGAGTGTCGGAGTCTGCATTTACCCCGACTTCGCAAGCGATGCCAAGCATCTGCTCAAACGGGCGGATTCGGCAATGTACGCGGCAAAGGAGAATGGGCGGAGCCAGTTCCAGATCTTCAGCGAGAGCATGCTGAAGGAGACGGCAGAGCGACTGACGATGGAGCATGCACTGCGCCACGCATTGACGAATAAAGAGCTCAGCATGCATTATCAGCCACAGATCTCGCTGACCACCGGAGCCGTTACCGGCATGGAAGCGTTGCTCCGCTGGAATCATCCTAGACTTGGAAGCATCTCGCCATCGCAATTTATTCCATTGGCAGAAGAGACTGGACTCATTGTGCCGATCGGGGAGTGGGCCTTTATGACCGCATGCTGCGAGGGGAAGGCGCTGCAGGACGAGCTTGGGATGGATCTAACGGTCTCAATCAATCTGTCGCCACGGCAGTTTCAGCAAAAAAATCTCGTCCCTATTGTTGAACATTCCCTGTCGAAGAGCGGTCTCTCTCCCGAGAAACTACAGATCGAAATCACGGAAAATATGTTGATGGTCAACTCCGAGCATGTTCTGGACAAGTTGCAGAGAATGAGGGAGCTGGGAGTCCGTATCTCCATTGACGACTTCGGCACGGGATTCTGCAGCTTCTCGTATCTGCTGGAATATCAGGTCGACCGGCTGAAGATCGATCAGAGCTTCGTGAAGAAGGCCGGAACCGACGCCAATGCCGCGGCCGTGGTTCGAACGATTATCGCGATGTCTCACGGGCTAAATATTAAAGTAGTCGCCGAAGGGGTCGAGACCGATGAACAGATGCGATTTCTGTTGCGAAGGAAGTGCGACGAAGCGCAGGGCAACTTCATTGCGAAACCTGTGGCAATGGCGGAGTTCAGTGACGTGATACGGCAGTACGCCAACGGCCCCGCCGCTCGTGCCTCGGAGCCCGTTACCGGATTGGTTCGGTAG
- a CDS encoding GlsB/YeaQ/YmgE family stress response membrane protein, whose amino-acid sequence MFHLLWTAVIGLIVGALAKLIIPGKEPGGIFITMLIGIAGSFLGTFLGRAIGHYEPDQSAGFLMSLVGALILLGIYHLIKRSRATT is encoded by the coding sequence ATGTTTCATCTGCTTTGGACGGCTGTCATCGGTCTCATCGTCGGCGCGCTTGCCAAACTCATCATTCCAGGCAAAGAGCCCGGCGGCATCTTCATTACCATGTTGATCGGTATAGCAGGGTCTTTCCTCGGGACCTTCCTCGGCCGGGCTATTGGTCACTATGAGCCTGATCAGTCCGCTGGCTTTCTGATGTCGCTCGTCGGTGCCCTCATATTGTTGGGCATCTACCACCTGATCAAGCGCAGCCGGGCGACGACCTAG
- a CDS encoding SRPBCC domain-containing protein, with translation MSKMTLKTEGDTHVIVTRRFDAPPEALYRAHTDPKLLQKWLLGPEGWSMPVCINDAKPGGKFRYEWTNGKGAGFHITGEYLELNPFNRIVHVERMHLPDPTPDNHVETTFDQDGEGTLMTIRMTLPDEKTRATMLATGMEHGMEASYVRLEAMI, from the coding sequence ATGAGCAAGATGACGTTGAAGACGGAAGGCGATACCCATGTGATTGTGACGAGGCGCTTTGATGCGCCGCCGGAAGCGCTGTATCGCGCGCACACCGATCCGAAGTTGTTACAAAAGTGGCTGCTCGGCCCTGAAGGCTGGAGCATGCCTGTCTGCATCAACGACGCGAAGCCCGGAGGGAAGTTCCGCTACGAGTGGACCAACGGCAAAGGCGCCGGATTCCACATAACGGGTGAGTACCTTGAGCTGAACCCTTTCAACAGAATCGTGCACGTCGAACGGATGCACCTGCCGGATCCCACGCCCGACAACCACGTTGAAACCACCTTCGATCAGGACGGCGAAGGAACCTTGATGACGATCCGGATGACGCTACCCGATGAGAAAACGCGAGCAACGATGCTGGCGACAGGCATGGAACACGGTATGGAAGCAAGCTACGTGCGCCTCGAAGCAATGATCTAG
- a CDS encoding ArsR/SmtB family transcription factor, producing the protein MNGLDTKFSALADPTRRAILARLSLGEATVNELARPFEMSQPAISQHLKVLEDAGLIMRRVEGTKRPRRLAKEGIEAMNQWLGMLRTALEKNYDRLDGVLAAIDTKKRGEMR; encoded by the coding sequence ATGAATGGCCTCGATACAAAGTTCTCGGCCTTAGCTGACCCAACTCGCCGGGCGATTCTGGCGCGGCTCTCACTGGGCGAGGCCACGGTCAATGAACTGGCACGTCCCTTCGAGATGTCGCAACCGGCGATCTCGCAACATCTCAAAGTGCTCGAAGATGCTGGGCTGATCATGCGACGGGTGGAAGGCACAAAGCGCCCCCGTCGTCTCGCGAAGGAGGGAATCGAAGCGATGAATCAATGGCTTGGAATGCTCCGCACTGCGCTTGAGAAGAACTACGACCGGCTGGACGGAGTTCTGGCCGCTATCGACACAAAGAAGAGAGGAGAGATGCGATGA
- a CDS encoding pentapeptide repeat-containing protein yields MATKTKGRIAPQIEFDLLTETFTEQFESGQVSDATGSDMALPPLLSPRGQPARIDRCLLNSVSLADPKAHGLHLHDSRIESSDLANGDLKASSIERVEFISTRLTGAIFTDAQLKSVLFKECKLDFALLRMARLQHCVFENCNLTDADFYSADLSGTIFRDCDLSRADLSHVKLIGADIRGCRLDGLRGTPATMSGLTISSDQAALLITLFDVQVK; encoded by the coding sequence ATGGCGACGAAGACCAAGGGCCGCATCGCCCCGCAGATAGAGTTTGATCTACTCACGGAGACTTTTACCGAGCAGTTCGAATCTGGGCAGGTAAGCGACGCCACAGGGTCAGACATGGCTTTGCCTCCGCTTCTAAGTCCGCGCGGACAACCCGCGAGAATCGATCGCTGTCTTCTAAACTCCGTCTCGCTGGCTGATCCAAAAGCACACGGGCTGCACTTGCACGACTCCCGCATCGAAAGCTCCGACCTGGCGAACGGTGACCTGAAGGCAAGCTCCATCGAGCGCGTGGAGTTCATCTCAACGAGACTTACCGGCGCTATCTTCACCGATGCCCAACTGAAGAGCGTCCTCTTCAAAGAGTGCAAGCTGGACTTCGCTCTCCTGCGAATGGCGCGCCTTCAACACTGCGTCTTCGAGAACTGCAACCTGACCGATGCAGACTTCTACAGCGCCGATCTGTCCGGCACCATCTTTCGCGACTGCGACCTCAGCCGCGCGGACCTGTCACACGTGAAGCTCATTGGTGCGGATATTCGCGGCTGCCGGCTCGACGGCCTTCGGGGGACACCAGCCACCATGAGCGGTCTCACCATCAGCTCAGACCAAGCTGCCCTGCTAATAACCCTTTTTGATGTCCAGGTGAAATGA
- a CDS encoding DUF6979 family protein: MANKYGEAALIAARMDTYGKSITPAARWDQATAKLYPTSPSAQRKGGPRFAFLSLCEAGLVKGIPAGQYAPSNKAKAYALRAVALLNAGTHKTVSTLWAEVTDGEDIAHNSQMDVVLALWKNDLIVRSA, encoded by the coding sequence ATGGCGAACAAATACGGCGAGGCCGCTCTGATCGCGGCCCGCATGGATACGTACGGCAAATCGATCACGCCCGCAGCTCGCTGGGACCAGGCGACGGCAAAACTCTATCCGACCAGCCCCTCGGCCCAGCGAAAGGGTGGCCCCCGGTTCGCCTTCCTCAGTCTTTGTGAAGCCGGCCTGGTAAAGGGAATTCCTGCCGGGCAATATGCTCCATCCAACAAGGCCAAGGCCTATGCTCTTCGTGCCGTAGCGCTTCTCAACGCAGGCACCCACAAGACTGTCTCTACGCTCTGGGCTGAGGTCACCGACGGCGAAGACATCGCGCACAACAGCCAGATGGACGTGGTCCTGGCTCTTTGGAAGAACGACCTGATCGTCCGCAGCGCCTAA